A region from the Mesorhizobium sp. J8 genome encodes:
- a CDS encoding D-amino acid dehydrogenase encodes MRALRRHDRPLREHRMKVIVLGGGVIGVTTAYFLTEAGHEVTVYDRQPGPALETSFANAGEVSPGYASPWAGPGIPVKAIKWLLMKYGPLVVRPAFDPNMWTWLLKMLRNCTAERYALNKSRMVPLAEYSRDTLKALREATGITYDERTKGTLQLFRKQKQLDGTGGDVEVLKKYGVPYEILDRDGCVAAEPALAAVRDKFVGGLRLPGDETGDCKMFTDKLAELCVARGVTFEYGSTIRRIVRNRNRLTNVLTDSGWKTADAFVMAMGSYSAQFMRTLGRPIPVYPVKGYSITVPITNAEAAPVSTVMDETYKVAITRLGDRIRVGGTAEISGYDLRLHESRRRTLEHSVGDLFPGGGDLKAASFWCGLRPMTPDGPPLVGLSEVANLYLNTGHGTLGWTMACGSAKVLADIMSNRVPEVNARDLSPERYLKPI; translated from the coding sequence ATCCGGGCCCTTCGGCGGCATGATCGGCCTTTGAGGGAGCATAGAATGAAAGTCATCGTGCTGGGCGGCGGCGTGATCGGGGTCACCACCGCATACTTCCTCACCGAGGCCGGTCATGAGGTGACCGTCTACGATCGCCAGCCGGGGCCGGCGCTCGAAACCAGCTTCGCCAATGCCGGCGAAGTGTCGCCTGGCTATGCCTCGCCCTGGGCCGGGCCGGGCATCCCGGTCAAGGCCATCAAATGGCTGTTGATGAAATACGGCCCGCTTGTCGTGCGGCCGGCTTTCGACCCCAATATGTGGACGTGGCTCCTCAAGATGCTGCGGAACTGCACGGCCGAGCGCTACGCGCTCAACAAGTCGCGCATGGTACCGCTGGCCGAATATAGCCGCGACACGCTGAAGGCTCTGCGCGAGGCGACCGGCATCACCTATGACGAGCGGACCAAAGGCACGCTGCAGCTTTTCCGCAAGCAGAAGCAGCTCGACGGCACCGGCGGTGATGTCGAGGTGCTGAAGAAATACGGCGTGCCCTACGAGATCCTCGACCGCGACGGCTGTGTCGCCGCCGAGCCCGCGCTTGCGGCGGTGCGCGACAAATTCGTCGGCGGCCTCAGGCTTCCGGGCGACGAGACCGGCGACTGCAAGATGTTCACCGACAAGCTCGCCGAGCTCTGCGTGGCGCGCGGCGTGACCTTCGAATACGGCTCGACCATCCGGCGCATCGTCAGGAACCGCAACCGCCTCACCAATGTGCTCACCGACAGCGGATGGAAAACCGCGGACGCCTTCGTGATGGCGATGGGCAGCTATTCGGCGCAATTCATGCGCACGCTGGGGCGGCCGATTCCGGTCTATCCGGTCAAGGGCTATTCCATCACCGTGCCGATCACCAATGCCGAGGCAGCACCCGTGTCGACGGTCATGGACGAGACCTACAAGGTGGCGATCACCCGGCTCGGCGACCGTATCCGCGTCGGCGGCACGGCGGAGATTTCGGGCTATGACCTTCGCCTGCATGAATCGCGCCGCCGCACGCTTGAACACTCGGTCGGCGATCTCTTCCCCGGCGGCGGCGATCTCAAGGCGGCGAGCTTCTGGTGCGGCTTGCGGCCGATGACGCCGGACGGACCGCCCTTGGTCGGACTGAGCGAGGTTGCCAACCTCTACCTCAACACCGGCCACGGCACGCTCGGCTGGACCATGGCCTGCGGCTCGGCCAAGGTGCTGGCCGACATCATGTCCAACCGGGTGCCCGAGGTCAACGCGCGTGACCTGAGCCCGGAGCGGTATCTGAAGCCCATCTGA
- a CDS encoding nucleoside-diphosphate kinase, which produces MTRTVYRLTAKDFAVIEAMLMRRRAFADPIVPMLERKLAESRVITTGAVEPDLATLNSRVIFRVGGGSSQTRTLVQAEASAPVGSGLSVATWHGLCLLGMKAGQSALAERPDGPAEEVLLEDVAYQPEAARREARERTSERHVLKLVHSAPAADWPLGGRGKIRQTEGDDPGPSAA; this is translated from the coding sequence ATGACCAGGACTGTCTACCGCCTGACGGCCAAGGATTTCGCGGTGATCGAGGCGATGCTGATGCGCCGTCGCGCGTTCGCCGATCCGATCGTGCCGATGCTCGAACGCAAGCTCGCCGAAAGCCGCGTCATCACGACCGGAGCCGTCGAGCCCGACCTTGCCACGCTCAACAGCCGGGTGATTTTCCGCGTCGGCGGCGGTTCATCGCAAACGCGCACGCTGGTGCAGGCCGAGGCATCCGCCCCCGTCGGCTCCGGCCTGTCGGTCGCCACGTGGCACGGTCTCTGCCTGCTTGGCATGAAGGCGGGCCAATCGGCATTGGCCGAGCGGCCCGATGGCCCCGCCGAGGAGGTCCTTCTCGAGGATGTGGCCTATCAGCCGGAAGCCGCGCGGCGGGAAGCGCGGGAACGCACCTCCGAACGCCATGTCCTGAAGCTGGTCCACAGCGCGCCCGCCGCTGACTGGCCCCTTGGCGGGCGCGGCAAAATCCGGCAGACAGAGGGGGACGATCCGGGCCCTTCGGCGGCATGA
- the rnk gene encoding nucleoside diphosphate kinase regulator: MHAATQARSRNSILVSAVDHDRLSSLARAFLDRVPDMAEDLLAEMDRARVATGAAMPADVVRMGSTVTLQDPEGSTQTVTLVYPAEADIAERRISVLTPLGTALIGARAGRTVSWKSRDSRVLSATIDAVEQAPRTP; encoded by the coding sequence ATGCATGCAGCAACGCAAGCGCGTTCGCGAAACTCCATCCTTGTCAGTGCGGTGGACCACGACCGGCTGAGCAGCCTCGCCAGGGCCTTTCTCGACCGCGTGCCCGATATGGCCGAGGACCTGCTTGCCGAGATGGACCGCGCCAGGGTCGCCACCGGGGCGGCAATGCCGGCCGACGTGGTGCGGATGGGCTCGACGGTCACGCTTCAGGACCCGGAGGGAAGCACCCAGACGGTGACGCTGGTCTATCCGGCCGAGGCCGACATCGCCGAAAGACGCATATCGGTGCTGACGCCGCTTGGAACGGCGCTGATCGGCGCGCGGGCCGGACGCACAGTTTCCTGGAAGAGCCGCGACAGCCGGGTTCTCTCGGCAACGATCGATGCCGTCGAACAAGCGCCGAGGACGCCATGA
- a CDS encoding phospholipase D-like domain-containing protein: MSLRPALAKVLLGLALASFAGCAGMPGHSACAFFPGDDACGRLPVSADSSGAEIAGAHYFAGDGNRAYEKQFQALLAQSRLDALDRANGTGRFGRDWRDVQNGGFLATYPALQRLARPLDNAEIAPTREKPGEGRFAGRWRMSRQTLYLDATARPLAPKTFSFSGLQARSVEIVLRQAGRQPVDIGGSCNGPLAIRASGRSTTVARAAPFHLSLPAAETSVSLFPGEALTRCDLRITSTLAPAGTPLTLLREESADPWIAGLDSRYDRCPVPDPAGMEELDRAFYAGRWLSQTCALPLGSPTLLRKSRDGFNAKVEALLGKTLPDSAFDKADPELPLDFSNAPKLRLIYLSSLEFKADFSGRIMDRLIRHHAAQGAKVRILVTDVLEREKDDAMLHRLAAEFPNVELQEYRWQADHGAPIDEQLSQLHKTHHVKMLATLAEQPGRSRVIIGGRNIHDGFLFHKPVDLTRYPELEQYGKTDGFSLNYYSNWSDFDIEIADPATVETLAAHLSTIWLRDADTNLSRPFSIPVRSIAAPRGVARHFISVPYEDGHALEAYFVELIDTAEQRIEIVNPYLNLTPAIARAFDRALARGVKIDVVGRIDLKGDIGGRFLTALNKLFVEKYGDRINIREFKAPDVVLHSKIMMIDERLVAISSVNLNNRSFFHDSENGMVVLDPAFYRRMKPVYDDYLAHSRPVATNVTIGWAYRLLFSDKWVREAF; encoded by the coding sequence ATGAGCCTCAGGCCGGCCCTCGCCAAGGTATTGCTTGGACTGGCGCTGGCGTCATTTGCCGGTTGCGCCGGCATGCCGGGGCATTCCGCCTGCGCCTTCTTCCCAGGCGACGACGCTTGCGGCCGCCTGCCCGTCTCGGCGGACAGCAGCGGCGCGGAGATCGCTGGAGCCCACTACTTCGCAGGCGACGGCAATCGCGCCTACGAGAAACAGTTCCAGGCGCTGCTCGCCCAAAGCCGCCTCGATGCGCTCGACCGCGCCAACGGCACGGGCCGCTTCGGCCGCGACTGGCGCGATGTCCAGAACGGCGGTTTCCTCGCGACCTATCCGGCGCTGCAGCGGTTGGCCAGACCGCTCGACAACGCCGAGATTGCGCCGACACGAGAAAAGCCCGGCGAAGGCCGATTCGCCGGGCGCTGGCGCATGTCGCGGCAGACGCTCTATCTCGATGCCACGGCGCGGCCCTTGGCGCCCAAGACCTTCAGCTTCTCGGGCCTCCAGGCGCGCTCGGTCGAGATCGTGCTGCGCCAAGCCGGCCGACAGCCGGTCGACATCGGCGGCAGCTGCAACGGCCCGCTCGCGATCCGCGCATCGGGCCGTTCCACCACGGTTGCCAGGGCCGCGCCGTTCCATCTCAGCCTGCCGGCCGCCGAAACCTCGGTCAGCCTGTTTCCCGGCGAGGCGCTGACCCGCTGCGATCTTCGCATCACTTCGACCCTGGCGCCGGCCGGCACGCCGCTGACCTTGCTGCGCGAGGAGAGCGCCGATCCGTGGATCGCGGGGCTCGACAGCCGCTACGACCGCTGCCCGGTGCCAGATCCGGCGGGAATGGAGGAGCTCGACCGCGCCTTCTATGCCGGCCGCTGGCTGTCGCAGACTTGCGCGCTGCCATTGGGATCGCCGACCCTGCTGCGCAAATCGCGCGACGGCTTCAACGCCAAGGTCGAGGCCCTGCTCGGCAAGACGCTGCCGGACAGCGCCTTCGACAAGGCGGACCCTGAGCTGCCGCTCGATTTCTCCAACGCGCCGAAGCTCAGGCTGATCTATCTGTCGTCGCTCGAGTTCAAGGCGGACTTCTCCGGCCGCATCATGGACCGGCTGATCCGCCATCATGCGGCGCAGGGCGCCAAGGTACGAATCCTGGTGACCGACGTGCTGGAGCGGGAGAAGGACGACGCCATGCTGCACCGGTTGGCGGCGGAATTCCCCAATGTCGAGCTGCAGGAATATCGCTGGCAGGCCGATCACGGCGCGCCGATCGACGAGCAGCTCTCGCAGCTCCACAAGACCCACCACGTCAAGATGCTGGCGACGCTGGCCGAACAGCCCGGCCGCTCGCGCGTCATCATCGGCGGTCGCAACATCCATGACGGTTTTCTGTTCCACAAGCCGGTCGACCTGACCCGCTATCCGGAGCTTGAACAATACGGCAAGACCGACGGCTTCTCGCTGAACTACTATTCCAACTGGAGCGACTTCGACATCGAGATCGCTGACCCGGCGACCGTCGAGACGCTGGCCGCGCATCTGTCGACCATCTGGCTGCGCGATGCCGACACCAATCTGTCGCGGCCGTTCTCCATTCCGGTTCGCTCCATAGCTGCCCCGCGCGGCGTGGCGCGGCATTTCATTTCCGTGCCCTACGAGGACGGCCACGCGCTGGAGGCCTATTTCGTGGAACTGATCGACACCGCCGAGCAGCGCATCGAGATCGTCAATCCCTATCTCAACCTGACGCCAGCTATCGCTCGCGCCTTCGACCGGGCGCTGGCCAGGGGCGTGAAGATCGATGTCGTCGGCCGCATCGACCTCAAGGGCGATATCGGCGGCCGGTTCCTTACCGCGCTCAACAAGCTGTTCGTCGAGAAATATGGCGACCGCATCAACATCCGCGAGTTCAAGGCGCCGGATGTCGTGCTGCATTCCAAGATCATGATGATCGACGAGAGGCTGGTCGCCATCTCCTCGGTCAACCTCAACAACCGCAGCTTCTTCCACGACTCGGAGAATGGCATGGTCGTGCTCGATCCGGCCTTCTACCGCCGCATGAAGCCGGTCTATGACGATTACCTCGCCCATTCGCGGCCGGTCGCCACCAATGTCACGATCGGCTGGGCCTACCGGCTGCTGTTCAGCGACAAATGGGTCAGAGAGGCGTTTTGA